In one Saccharibacillus brassicae genomic region, the following are encoded:
- a CDS encoding serine hydrolase domain-containing protein, protein MVLFSKKKRVVGLALVAVLGLGAGAGLMLHGRPAQAQTGSKQAEPPKARVEIPAMLEDTAGLAEFVQERMDEQMKRLRIPGAVIAIVKDGRILLSQGYGQADLEQDLPVDAATSMFRIASTTKLFTWTAVMQLVEQGKIDLDADVNTYLRSVTIPATYPEPVTMRHLMTHTAGFEEGGVGYQITTDPAALPGSIAETLNRHKLARIRPPGEMSAYSNYGAALAGLIVEEVSGMPYDDYIRKHLFEPLDMDHSTVAEPLPAAFLPYGVVGYAAGNGRFTRGVPTFEGGFRPAGSGTVSAVDMAHFMLAHLENGKYGDRQILKPETAALMHATAFQFDKRLPGVTLGFSEKMINGVSLIAHGGSDPLFNTELYLAPAERLGIFLSYNGGPGSEAAAELVQDLFDRYHPASEAAPAEVYASAESVRKYAGAYRFTRRNASDIDKFFNFFAQLNIAAAGNTLSLGSGSERQSYREVGPNLFRLEGGSNLIGFRTNPSGQVTHMMLDIAPDMPLERTPLLDRSGFWLIVVGASALIFLTALPGPLLFRKKFKAMTPAQKRNIRLSAGTSAWALLSVFAMFAIVMSMDVMQKLGGISPLLVLGLAMPLVTAGLTAALSVATIRVWRSKDWKVWKRVHYTLVTLSAVGVVCFFHYWNLLGWQFG, encoded by the coding sequence ATGGTCTTATTTTCGAAAAAAAAGCGGGTCGTCGGGTTGGCGCTGGTGGCGGTGCTGGGACTCGGGGCCGGAGCGGGGCTGATGCTGCATGGGAGACCGGCGCAGGCGCAGACCGGGAGTAAGCAGGCCGAGCCGCCGAAAGCCAGGGTCGAAATCCCGGCCATGCTTGAGGATACGGCAGGTCTGGCGGAGTTTGTGCAGGAGAGGATGGACGAGCAGATGAAGCGCCTGCGCATTCCGGGAGCGGTGATCGCCATCGTCAAGGACGGCAGGATTCTTCTGAGCCAAGGGTATGGACAGGCGGATCTGGAACAAGATCTTCCGGTCGACGCGGCGACGAGCATGTTCCGAATCGCTTCGACGACCAAGCTGTTCACCTGGACCGCGGTGATGCAGCTCGTCGAACAAGGGAAGATCGATCTCGACGCGGACGTCAACACGTACCTTCGTTCCGTGACGATTCCCGCCACGTATCCCGAACCGGTCACCATGCGCCATTTGATGACGCATACCGCGGGATTCGAAGAAGGCGGCGTCGGCTACCAGATCACGACGGACCCGGCGGCGCTGCCCGGTTCCATCGCGGAGACGCTGAACCGGCACAAGCTCGCGCGAATTCGGCCGCCCGGCGAGATGAGTGCCTACTCGAATTACGGAGCCGCGCTTGCGGGGCTGATCGTGGAAGAAGTCAGCGGGATGCCTTACGACGATTATATTCGCAAGCATCTGTTCGAACCGCTGGACATGGATCATTCGACGGTCGCGGAACCGCTGCCGGCTGCTTTTCTCCCTTACGGGGTCGTCGGGTACGCAGCCGGGAACGGCCGCTTCACGCGCGGCGTCCCTACCTTCGAAGGCGGCTTTCGGCCTGCCGGCTCGGGCACCGTGTCCGCGGTCGACATGGCGCATTTCATGCTTGCGCATCTGGAGAACGGAAAATACGGCGACCGCCAGATCCTGAAGCCGGAGACGGCAGCCTTGATGCACGCCACGGCTTTTCAATTCGACAAGCGCCTGCCGGGCGTTACCCTCGGATTCTCGGAGAAAATGATCAACGGCGTCTCTTTGATTGCGCACGGCGGCTCCGATCCGCTGTTCAATACGGAATTGTATCTCGCGCCGGCCGAACGGCTGGGCATTTTCTTGTCCTATAACGGCGGTCCGGGCAGCGAAGCCGCGGCCGAGCTGGTGCAGGACTTGTTCGACCGGTATCATCCCGCCTCGGAAGCTGCCCCGGCCGAAGTGTACGCATCCGCGGAGTCCGTGCGCAAATATGCCGGTGCCTACCGCTTTACGCGCCGCAACGCGAGCGACATCGACAAGTTTTTTAACTTTTTTGCCCAGTTGAATATCGCCGCGGCAGGCAATACGTTATCCTTGGGGAGCGGCAGCGAGCGGCAGTCGTACCGGGAGGTCGGTCCGAACCTGTTCCGGCTTGAAGGCGGGTCGAACCTGATCGGCTTCCGCACGAATCCGTCCGGCCAGGTCACGCATATGATGCTGGACATCGCCCCGGACATGCCGCTGGAGCGTACGCCGCTGCTCGATCGGAGCGGATTTTGGCTGATCGTCGTCGGAGCGTCGGCCCTGATCTTCCTGACGGCACTGCCGGGTCCTCTTCTGTTTCGAAAAAAATTCAAAGCGATGACGCCGGCGCAAAAACGAAATATTCGCTTATCGGCGGGCACTTCGGCTTGGGCGCTCTTGTCGGTCTTCGCCATGTTCGCGATCGTGATGTCCATGGACGTCATGCAAAAGCTCGGCGGGATCAGTCCCCTGCTCGTTCTCGGTCTGGCGATGCCGCTTGTTACGGCGGGCTTGACCGCGGCGCTGTCGGTAGCGACGATCCGGGTATGGCGCAGCAAAGATTGGAAGGTGTGGAAACGGGTGCATTACACGTTAGTGACGCTTTCGGCTGTCGGGGTCGTGTGCTTCTTCCATTATTGGAATCTGCTCGGCTGGCAGTTC
- a CDS encoding RHS repeat domain-containing protein, whose translation MRVSKRNIFLLSTTILVGSFGATTTAASSVHPETVQEASEDSPFTEVQTYGELLKNGDFSIFTSGSDMAENWILEQDTPGSALAVANDKLKMGRQQLITLGLKEAEQVRLIQEAKVMGNQLYSWKAWHTSLGSKADLYWEALFLDADKKIIDRVKLQDATMNAQPQTGKTPANTSTVRVQLIVAGARSSNNVLEVKKASFVVFKKGTPDPNIPSKYKYTYDANGRLTLVTTGKAKIRYTYDSNGNVLHKTVEELVEAPIPEPDKPAVLPNIGGITSTNTYSFYSDNGYSMPMKGIKLVFKGWYLSQKEVSRVDYVADNALFLGQSAYGLNDEITYFNHPEYGNHNAGFKLTVDMGSKIDSLNPGLHKLSVYIHHKDGSVHKLEQKVKVEIAK comes from the coding sequence TTGAGAGTGTCTAAAAGAAATATTTTTCTGTTAAGTACAACAATATTGGTCGGCAGCTTCGGAGCAACTACTACGGCAGCGAGCAGTGTACACCCGGAAACCGTACAGGAGGCATCGGAAGACAGTCCTTTTACCGAAGTTCAGACTTATGGAGAATTATTGAAAAACGGAGATTTCTCCATTTTTACGTCGGGCAGCGATATGGCGGAGAACTGGATACTGGAACAGGATACGCCAGGCTCTGCACTTGCCGTTGCGAATGATAAATTGAAAATGGGCAGACAACAATTGATTACGCTTGGACTAAAAGAAGCTGAACAAGTACGTCTGATACAGGAAGCAAAAGTAATGGGCAATCAACTGTACAGTTGGAAGGCTTGGCATACTTCGCTCGGCAGTAAGGCCGACCTTTATTGGGAAGCACTATTTCTGGATGCCGACAAGAAAATCATTGATCGCGTTAAACTTCAAGATGCCACAATGAACGCGCAGCCCCAAACGGGAAAAACGCCTGCTAATACGTCGACCGTAAGAGTTCAACTGATTGTGGCGGGAGCTCGCAGTTCTAACAATGTCTTGGAAGTCAAAAAAGCCAGTTTCGTCGTCTTTAAAAAGGGTACCCCTGATCCCAATATTCCGAGTAAATACAAATATACTTACGATGCGAATGGACGCCTAACCCTTGTGACTACAGGAAAAGCAAAAATACGTTACACCTATGATTCTAACGGGAATGTGCTCCATAAGACGGTTGAAGAATTAGTTGAGGCGCCGATTCCAGAGCCGGACAAACCAGCCGTACTGCCCAACATAGGTGGGATCACGAGTACAAACACTTATAGCTTCTACAGCGACAACGGTTATTCGATGCCTATGAAAGGAATTAAATTGGTCTTTAAAGGTTGGTACCTGAGCCAAAAAGAAGTTAGCAGAGTTGATTATGTCGCGGACAATGCTCTATTCCTAGGTCAATCTGCATATGGATTGAACGACGAAATCACTTACTTTAATCATCCGGAGTACGGTAATCATAATGCAGGGTTTAAATTGACGGTCGATATGGGAAGTAAGATTGATAGTTTGAACCCTGGACTGCACAAGCTCAGCGTATATATTCATCACAAGGACGGTAGTGTCCATAAGCTAGAACAAAAAGTGAAGGTCGAAATCGCAAAATAA